The following are encoded in a window of Allosphingosinicella indica genomic DNA:
- the grpE gene encoding nucleotide exchange factor GrpE, producing MNEDGKLHDEAEEIRVETAADAPELEQQDRLTELERELEEARQNVLYAQAETQNVRRRLEMEKQAASAYAATSFARDILSVKDNLERALASIPEELRADDKWKGLLTGIEATGREIDSVFQRHGITRVEAMGQPLDPNRHQAMLEVPSADATPGTIVQEMQAGYMIKDRLLRPALVGVAKAGG from the coding sequence ATGAACGAAGACGGAAAGCTGCACGACGAGGCCGAGGAAATCCGCGTGGAGACCGCGGCGGACGCGCCCGAGCTGGAGCAGCAGGACAGGCTGACCGAACTGGAGCGCGAGTTGGAGGAGGCGCGCCAGAACGTCCTCTATGCGCAGGCCGAGACGCAGAACGTGCGGCGGCGGCTGGAGATGGAGAAGCAGGCCGCCTCCGCTTACGCCGCGACAAGTTTCGCGCGCGACATATTGAGCGTGAAGGATAATTTGGAGCGCGCATTGGCCTCGATTCCGGAGGAATTGCGCGCCGACGACAAATGGAAGGGTCTGCTGACCGGCATCGAGGCGACGGGGCGCGAGATCGACAGCGTATTCCAGCGCCACGGCATCACCCGCGTCGAGGCGATGGGCCAGCCGCTCGACCCCAACCGCCACCAGGCGATGCTCGAAGTGCCGAGCGCGGATGCAACACCGGGCACGATCGTCCAGGAAATGCAGGCGGGCTATATGATCAAGGACCGGCTGCTCCGCCCCGCGCTCGTCGGAGTGGCCAAGGCGGGTGGCTGA
- the rsmI gene encoding 16S rRNA (cytidine(1402)-2'-O)-methyltransferase, which produces MPETLTPGLYIVATPIGNLSDLSPHAADVLSRADAIAVEDSRVTAKLLHHIGVRRPMIPYHDHSSADVRAGLIARMAREAIALVSDAGTPLISDPGYKLVRDARAAGVAIHTVAGPCAAIAALTLSGLPTDRFLFVGFLPAKQGAKATAIAELAAIRATLIFYESGPRLGATLAALAAGLGEREASVSREISKKFEETVTGTLAELARRYANETPKGEIVVTVGPPGEAAPPAAVDVDAALAEAMTRLSPSRAAAEVAAALGLPRRDVYERAQALK; this is translated from the coding sequence ATGCCTGAAACGCTTACACCCGGCCTCTATATCGTCGCGACGCCGATCGGCAATCTTTCCGATCTGTCGCCCCATGCCGCCGACGTCCTGAGCCGCGCCGATGCGATCGCGGTCGAAGACAGCCGGGTCACGGCCAAGCTGCTTCACCATATCGGCGTCCGCCGGCCGATGATCCCCTATCACGATCACAGCAGCGCCGATGTTCGCGCGGGGCTGATCGCGCGCATGGCCCGCGAGGCGATCGCGCTTGTCTCGGACGCGGGCACGCCCCTGATCTCCGATCCCGGCTACAAGCTGGTCCGCGACGCGCGCGCCGCCGGGGTCGCGATCCACACCGTCGCCGGCCCCTGCGCCGCGATCGCCGCGCTCACCCTCTCCGGCCTGCCCACCGATCGCTTCCTCTTCGTCGGCTTCCTCCCCGCCAAGCAGGGCGCCAAGGCGACGGCGATCGCCGAACTCGCCGCGATCCGCGCTACCTTGATCTTCTACGAAAGCGGCCCCCGCCTCGGCGCGACGCTCGCCGCGCTGGCCGCCGGTCTCGGCGAACGCGAAGCGTCGGTCTCGCGCGAGATCAGCAAGAAATTCGAGGAGACGGTGACCGGCACCTTGGCCGAGCTCGCCCGCCGCTACGCCAACGAGACGCCGAAGGGCGAGATCGTCGTCACCGTCGGCCCGCCGGGCGAAGCAGCCCCGCCCGCTGCCGTCGACGTCGACGCGGCGCTCGCCGAGGCGATGACCCGCCTCTCGCCGTCGCGCGCCGCGGCCGAGGTGGCGGCAGCGCTCGGTCTGCCACGCCGCGACGTCTACGAACGGGCACAGGCGCTCAAATGA
- a CDS encoding YraN family protein, with translation MNRRAAERDGRRAETIAAWWLRLKGWRILAQRVRTPRGEVDLVARRGRTLAFVEVKARGTAEASAFALDEYRLRRVAAAAEALAPRYARAGDDIRIDALFVVHGRWPRHLANVWHG, from the coding sequence ATGAACCGGCGCGCGGCGGAGCGGGACGGCCGCCGCGCCGAGACGATCGCCGCTTGGTGGCTCCGCCTCAAGGGCTGGCGCATTCTCGCCCAGCGCGTCCGCACCCCGCGCGGCGAAGTCGATCTCGTCGCCCGCCGCGGCCGCACGCTCGCCTTCGTCGAGGTCAAGGCGCGCGGCACCGCCGAAGCCTCCGCCTTCGCGCTCGACGAATACCGCCTCCGCCGCGTCGCCGCTGCGGCCGAAGCACTCGCCCCGCGCTACGCCCGCGCAGGCGACGACATCCGCATCGATGCGCTGTTCGTGGTCCACGGCCGCTGGCCCCGCCACCTCGCCAATGTCTGGCACGGGTGA
- a CDS encoding DUF484 family protein, with amino-acid sequence MGRVISFENGALASLRARVAAAEEANQDLIAFARGHSGAVASIHEAVLAAIEAEGFDHLIHVVTQDWPQILGLDAVAVGLHAGDKGLRADASGMQFVDPRLIDRAIAPFDGVVLRSVDRGHPLFGPACELIRAEALIALDSEPPLPRGLLALGQRAAQGFETRQGSELLLFLGRVLTRSMARWLMP; translated from the coding sequence ATGGGCAGGGTGATCAGCTTCGAGAATGGTGCGCTGGCGAGCCTGCGCGCGCGGGTCGCGGCGGCGGAGGAGGCCAATCAGGACCTCATCGCCTTCGCGCGCGGCCATTCGGGCGCGGTCGCCTCGATCCATGAAGCGGTGCTCGCGGCGATCGAGGCCGAGGGGTTCGATCATTTGATCCATGTCGTGACGCAGGACTGGCCGCAGATATTGGGGCTCGACGCCGTCGCGGTCGGCCTCCATGCCGGCGACAAGGGGCTGCGCGCCGATGCGTCGGGGATGCAATTCGTCGATCCGCGGCTGATCGATCGGGCGATCGCGCCGTTCGACGGCGTGGTGCTGCGCAGCGTCGATCGCGGCCATCCGCTGTTCGGCCCGGCGTGCGAGCTGATCCGCGCCGAAGCACTGATCGCGCTCGACAGCGAGCCGCCTTTGCCGCGCGGGCTGCTCGCGCTCGGCCAGCGCGCCGCGCAGGGCTTCGAGACGCGGCAGGGCTCCGAACTTCTCCTCTTCCTGGGGCGCGTGCTGACGCGCAGCATGGCCCGGTGGTTGATGCCCTGA
- the rdgB gene encoding RdgB/HAM1 family non-canonical purine NTP pyrophosphatase: protein MRKLQPGKLVIASHNPGKIREIAELLGPYGIEPVSAADLDLPDPEETGNSFVDNAELKARFAADLSGFPALADDSGLSVDALNGAPGIYSARWAEAPAPVPADGEPGDAEAPRDFGRAMQRVETELAALGPDASRDAHFVCALALCWPDDGQCEIFEGRVHGTLVWPPRGDKGFGYDPIFVPIDSDKTFAEMDPDRKHAISHRAEAFGKLVAALID, encoded by the coding sequence ATGAGGAAGCTCCAGCCCGGCAAGCTGGTCATCGCCAGCCACAATCCCGGCAAGATCCGCGAGATCGCCGAGCTGCTCGGCCCGTATGGGATCGAGCCTGTCTCCGCCGCCGATCTCGACCTCCCGGATCCCGAGGAGACCGGGAACAGCTTCGTCGACAATGCCGAGCTTAAGGCGCGTTTCGCCGCCGATCTCTCCGGCTTCCCCGCGCTCGCCGACGACAGCGGGCTCAGCGTCGATGCGCTGAACGGCGCGCCCGGCATCTATTCGGCGCGCTGGGCCGAGGCCCCCGCCCCCGTGCCCGCGGACGGCGAGCCGGGCGATGCTGAGGCACCGCGCGATTTCGGCCGCGCGATGCAGCGCGTAGAAACCGAACTCGCCGCGCTCGGGCCGGATGCAAGCCGCGACGCGCATTTCGTCTGCGCGCTGGCGCTTTGCTGGCCCGACGACGGCCAGTGCGAGATTTTCGAGGGCCGCGTCCACGGCACGCTCGTCTGGCCGCCGCGCGGCGACAAGGGCTTCGGCTACGATCCGATCTTCGTGCCGATCGACAGCGACAAGACCTTCGCCGAGATGGACCCCGACCGGAAGCACGCGATCAGCCACCGCGCGGAAGCGTTCGGCAAGCTGGTGGCGGCGCTGATCGATTGA
- the hemW gene encoding radical SAM family heme chaperone HemW, with product MNTTSAADEALALYVHWPFCVSKCPYCDFNSHVRDAVDQAAWRDAMLADLAHEAAAIRGKRLISIFFGGGTPSLMPPETVAAILDAAERNWGFADGIEITLEANPSSVEAARFANIAAAGVNRVSLGLQSLDDAALAFLGRAHGVAEGLAALETAQAAFPRVSFDLIYALPGQSEAGWGDQLSRALAFGTEHLSLYQLTIEPGTRFATLAARGELVPADPDHAAALYEITQALTEAAGLPAYEISNHARPGAESRHNLAYWRYQSYAGVGPGAHGRRGGQRTQRHRKPENWLAAIGRNRHGLVEEQDIPRSDRAVEALLMGLRLREGVDLSRIARLADRTPAEIVDDAAIDRLARQHLLTREGDRLAVTPRGMLLLDAILPEVVRV from the coding sequence TTGAACACCACCTCCGCCGCGGACGAGGCGCTTGCGCTCTACGTCCATTGGCCGTTCTGTGTCTCGAAATGCCCCTATTGCGATTTCAACAGCCACGTCCGTGACGCGGTAGATCAGGCGGCGTGGCGCGATGCCATGCTCGCCGATCTCGCGCACGAAGCGGCGGCAATCCGGGGAAAGCGGCTGATCTCGATCTTCTTCGGCGGCGGCACGCCCTCGCTGATGCCGCCGGAGACAGTCGCGGCGATCCTCGACGCAGCCGAGCGCAACTGGGGCTTCGCCGACGGCATCGAGATCACGCTCGAAGCCAACCCCTCCTCGGTCGAGGCGGCGCGTTTCGCCAATATCGCCGCAGCGGGCGTCAACCGCGTCTCGCTCGGTCTCCAGTCGCTCGACGATGCGGCGCTCGCCTTCCTCGGCCGCGCGCATGGCGTCGCCGAAGGCCTGGCGGCGCTGGAGACCGCGCAGGCCGCCTTCCCGCGCGTCAGCTTCGATCTGATCTACGCGCTGCCCGGCCAGAGCGAGGCCGGATGGGGCGACCAGCTCAGCCGCGCGCTCGCCTTCGGCACCGAGCATCTGTCGCTCTACCAGCTCACCATCGAGCCGGGGACGCGCTTCGCGACGCTCGCCGCCAGAGGCGAACTCGTCCCCGCCGATCCCGATCATGCCGCCGCGCTCTACGAGATCACCCAGGCGCTCACCGAAGCGGCGGGCCTCCCGGCCTACGAAATCTCCAACCACGCACGGCCGGGCGCGGAGAGCCGTCACAATCTCGCTTACTGGCGCTACCAATCCTACGCCGGCGTCGGCCCCGGCGCGCACGGGCGGCGCGGCGGGCAGCGCACCCAGCGCCACCGCAAGCCCGAGAATTGGCTCGCCGCGATCGGCCGCAACCGCCACGGCTTGGTCGAGGAGCAGGACATCCCTCGCTCCGACCGCGCCGTCGAGGCGCTGCTGATGGGCCTCCGCCTCCGCGAAGGCGTCGATCTGTCGCGCATCGCCCGCCTCGCCGATCGCACGCCGGCGGAGATCGTCGACGATGCCGCCATCGATCGGCTCGCCCGGCAGCATCTCCTGACCCGCGAAGGCGATCGCCTCGCCGTCACCCCGCGCGGGATGCTGCTGCTTGACGCAATCCTGCCCGAAGTGGTGCGGGTCTAG
- the fsa gene encoding fructose-6-phosphate aldolase, whose amino-acid sequence MKFFADTADIADIRELAEAGLVDGVTTNPSLIHKSGRDFMEVTREICGIVKGPVSAEVVATDHDAMMREAEILRKIADNIAVKVPLTIDGLKTCRKLTSDGTMVNVTLCFSANQALLAAKAGATFVSPFVGRHDDVGYPGMELIADIRLVYDNYDFRTEILVASVRNPIHVHDAAKLGADVMTAPPSVIRQLVKHPLTDNGLKAFLADWEKTGQKIG is encoded by the coding sequence ATGAAATTCTTCGCCGACACCGCCGACATCGCCGACATCCGCGAGCTTGCCGAGGCGGGTCTCGTCGATGGCGTCACCACCAACCCGTCGCTGATCCACAAATCGGGCCGCGATTTCATGGAAGTGACGCGCGAAATCTGCGGGATCGTGAAGGGGCCGGTCTCTGCCGAAGTGGTTGCGACCGACCATGACGCGATGATGCGCGAGGCGGAAATCCTGCGGAAGATCGCCGACAATATCGCGGTGAAGGTGCCGCTGACGATCGACGGCCTCAAGACCTGCCGCAAGCTGACATCGGACGGGACGATGGTGAACGTCACGCTCTGCTTCTCGGCGAACCAGGCGCTGCTCGCGGCCAAGGCGGGAGCGACCTTCGTCTCGCCCTTCGTCGGCCGTCACGACGACGTCGGCTATCCCGGCATGGAGCTGATCGCCGACATCCGCCTCGTCTACGACAATTACGATTTCCGCACTGAGATCCTGGTCGCGAGCGTGCGCAACCCGATCCACGTCCACGATGCCGCCAAGCTCGGTGCCGACGTGATGACCGCGCCGCCGAGCGTGATCCGCCAGCTCGTCAAGCACCCACTCACCGACAACGGCCTCAAGGCTTTCCTCGCGGACTGGGAAAAGACGGGACAGAAGATCGGCTGA
- a CDS encoding tyrosine recombinase XerC → MVDALIDHPARDLVAAWGAHLAEGRRRSEHTVRAYVATAHRLILFLGQHRGGAVDGAALTTLTAADLRAYLGARRQEGLGNASAARELSAVRGFLAFAAQAQGAAADLPRLKGPKRARSVPRPISPDEAVALAEDAAEDASEPWIAARDQAVLLLLYGCGLRVAEALALIGAALPLGETLSVTGKRAKTRIVPLLGPVREAIESYLQLSPWPVERGAPLFRGARGGPLRGEIVRRAVRGARARLGLSERTTPHALRHSFATHLLGRGADLRSLQELLGHASLSSTQIYTAVDAAHLMDVYRNAHPRA, encoded by the coding sequence GTGGTTGATGCCCTGATCGATCACCCCGCCCGCGATCTCGTCGCGGCATGGGGCGCGCATCTGGCGGAGGGCCGGCGACGGTCCGAGCATACCGTCCGCGCTTATGTGGCGACCGCGCACCGGCTGATCCTATTTCTGGGACAGCATCGCGGTGGCGCCGTCGATGGGGCGGCGCTGACCACGCTCACCGCCGCGGACCTGCGCGCTTACCTCGGCGCGCGGCGGCAGGAGGGGCTGGGCAACGCCTCGGCGGCGCGCGAGCTTTCCGCGGTGCGCGGCTTCCTGGCGTTCGCGGCGCAGGCGCAGGGCGCCGCCGCCGATCTCCCCCGGCTCAAAGGGCCGAAACGGGCGCGGAGCGTACCGCGGCCGATCTCGCCCGACGAGGCGGTCGCGCTGGCGGAAGATGCGGCGGAGGATGCGTCCGAGCCGTGGATCGCGGCGCGCGACCAGGCGGTGCTGCTGCTGCTCTACGGCTGCGGATTGCGTGTTGCGGAGGCGCTGGCGCTGATTGGCGCGGCGCTGCCGCTGGGCGAGACGCTGAGCGTCACCGGCAAGCGCGCCAAGACGCGGATCGTGCCGCTGCTGGGTCCGGTGCGCGAGGCGATCGAAAGCTATCTGCAGTTATCGCCGTGGCCGGTGGAGCGGGGGGCGCCGCTGTTCCGCGGCGCGCGGGGTGGACCGCTCAGGGGCGAGATCGTCCGGCGGGCGGTGCGGGGCGCTCGGGCGCGGCTGGGGCTTTCGGAGCGGACGACGCCGCATGCGCTGCGCCACAGCTTCGCGACGCATCTGCTGGGGCGCGGCGCCGACCTCAGGTCGCTGCAGGAACTGCTCGGCCACGCCAGCCTGTCCTCGACGCAAATCTACACGGCGGTCGATGCCGCGCATCTGATGGACGTCTATCGCAACGCCCACCCGCGCGCCTGA
- the rph gene encoding ribonuclease PH, with amino-acid sequence MRPSGRAPDQMRAILIEPGFTRHAEGSVLVSFGDTRVLCTASVETSLPPWLRGKGKGWVTAEYGMLPRATHTRGRREAAGGKQSGRTQEIQRLIGRSLRAIVDLEALGERQITLDCDVIQADGGTRTAAISGAWVALRIAVDKLIAGGQLEADPIRQKVAAVSCGFHGGQAVLDLDYDEDSQAGCDGNFVLTGDGNIVEAQVTAEGECYDEEGLLRLLRLARIGCNQIFAAQDAAVTAAAAAR; translated from the coding sequence ATGCGCCCCTCCGGACGCGCGCCCGATCAGATGCGGGCGATTCTCATCGAGCCGGGCTTCACCCGCCACGCCGAAGGCAGCGTGCTGGTCAGCTTCGGCGACACCCGCGTGCTGTGCACCGCATCGGTCGAGACCAGCCTGCCGCCGTGGCTGCGCGGCAAGGGCAAGGGCTGGGTCACCGCGGAATACGGCATGCTGCCCCGCGCCACCCACACCCGCGGCCGGCGCGAGGCCGCGGGCGGCAAGCAATCCGGCCGCACGCAGGAAATCCAGCGCCTTATCGGCCGCTCCTTGCGCGCGATCGTCGATCTCGAGGCGCTCGGCGAGCGGCAGATCACGCTCGATTGCGACGTCATCCAGGCCGATGGCGGCACCCGCACCGCGGCGATCTCAGGCGCGTGGGTCGCGCTCCGTATCGCGGTCGACAAGCTGATCGCCGGCGGCCAGCTCGAGGCCGATCCCATCCGCCAGAAGGTCGCGGCGGTAAGCTGCGGCTTCCACGGCGGCCAGGCGGTGCTCGATCTCGATTATGACGAGGACAGCCAGGCCGGCTGCGACGGCAATTTCGTGCTGACCGGCGATGGCAATATCGTCGAGGCGCAGGTGACGGCCGAGGGTGAATGCTATGACGAGGAAGGGCTGCTCCGCCTGCTCCGCCTCGCCCGCATCGGCTGCAACCAGATTTTCGCGGCGCAGGACGCGGCGGTCACCGCGGCGGCTGCCGCGCGATGA
- the hrcA gene encoding heat-inducible transcriptional repressor HrcA: MTTAPVSELTDRARDVFRMVVESYLDSGLPVGSRTVSRLPGINLSPASIRNVMQDLEELGLLAHPHTSAGRVPTEGGLRLFVDGIMQGAEPSEEERAAISAGLRAGGPIEEALAAATTALSGLSACAGIVLVPKREPVLKQIGFVQLSPAQALAVMVGADGSVENRVVDLPAGVGASALAEVGNYINARLSGLTLREAQLRLADEIAAGEAALDSVSQELVARGLAIWSEDGARRPVLIVRGQANLIDPSAAADLERVRQLLDELEGKEEIARLLERARAGKGMKIFIGSENKLFSLSGSSVIAAPYRGADGRVVGVVGVIGPTRLNYARVVPMVDFTAQTLSRLMA, translated from the coding sequence ATGACGACCGCGCCCGTTTCCGAGCTGACCGACCGCGCGCGCGACGTGTTCCGGATGGTGGTCGAATCCTATCTCGATTCCGGCCTGCCGGTGGGATCGCGCACCGTCTCGCGGCTGCCCGGAATAAACCTCTCGCCCGCCTCGATCCGTAACGTCATGCAGGATCTGGAGGAACTGGGGCTGCTCGCCCACCCGCACACCTCGGCGGGGCGGGTGCCGACGGAAGGGGGCCTCCGTCTCTTCGTCGACGGGATCATGCAGGGCGCCGAGCCGAGCGAAGAGGAGCGTGCGGCGATCTCCGCGGGGCTGCGCGCCGGCGGGCCGATCGAGGAAGCGCTCGCCGCAGCGACGACGGCCTTGTCCGGCCTTTCCGCCTGCGCGGGGATCGTGCTGGTGCCCAAGCGCGAGCCGGTGCTGAAGCAGATCGGCTTCGTCCAGCTTTCGCCTGCCCAAGCGCTGGCGGTGATGGTGGGCGCGGACGGCAGCGTCGAGAATCGCGTCGTCGATCTTCCGGCGGGAGTCGGCGCATCGGCGCTCGCCGAAGTGGGCAATTATATCAACGCGCGGCTTTCCGGCCTGACCTTGCGCGAGGCGCAGCTTCGCCTCGCGGACGAGATAGCGGCGGGGGAAGCGGCGCTCGACAGCGTGTCGCAGGAGCTGGTCGCGCGCGGACTTGCGATCTGGTCGGAGGACGGAGCGAGGCGGCCGGTGCTAATCGTCCGCGGCCAAGCCAATCTCATCGATCCGTCCGCCGCCGCGGATCTCGAACGGGTGCGCCAGCTCCTCGACGAGCTGGAGGGCAAGGAGGAGATCGCCCGGCTGCTCGAACGCGCGCGCGCCGGCAAGGGGATGAAGATCTTCATCGGATCGGAGAACAAGCTGTTCTCGCTTTCCGGATCGTCGGTGATCGCAGCGCCCTATCGCGGCGCGGACGGCCGCGTCGTCGGCGTCGTCGGCGTGATCGGGCCGACGCGGTTGAACTACGCGCGCGTCGTGCCCATGGTGGATTTCACGGCACAGACATTATCGAGATTGATGGCATGA
- the gshB gene encoding glutathione synthase, producing MSLRVAVQMDPLESVNIAGDSTFAIMLGAQARGHKLFHYAAEDLNYADGRVWTQARPVTVQRVEGDHFQVGDPVTLDLGRDTDVVLMRQDPPFDLGYITATHLLERVQGETLVINDPASVRNAPEKVWVLDFARFMPPTLVTRSVDEARAFLAEHGEIVVKPLHGNGGKAIFKIASDGANLSSLIEVFNTAYREPHMVQAFLPGVAEGDKRIVFVDGEVTGAVNRIPGEGEIRSNLAVGGKAAKTGLTSREEEICAAIGPELRARGLFFVGIDVIGGEWLTEINVTSPTGIVAIDRFNGTDTPALIWDCIEGKIANA from the coding sequence ATGTCCCTTCGCGTCGCGGTCCAGATGGACCCGCTGGAAAGCGTCAACATCGCCGGCGATTCGACCTTCGCGATCATGCTCGGCGCGCAGGCGCGCGGGCACAAGCTCTTCCACTATGCCGCCGAGGATCTGAACTACGCCGACGGCCGCGTCTGGACGCAGGCGCGTCCCGTCACCGTCCAGCGCGTCGAGGGCGATCATTTCCAGGTCGGCGATCCGGTGACGCTCGATCTTGGCCGCGACACCGATGTCGTGCTGATGCGGCAGGACCCGCCGTTCGATCTCGGCTACATCACCGCGACCCACCTGCTCGAGCGGGTGCAGGGCGAGACGCTGGTGATCAACGATCCCGCCAGCGTCCGCAACGCGCCCGAAAAGGTCTGGGTGCTCGATTTCGCGCGCTTCATGCCGCCGACGCTGGTCACCCGCTCGGTCGACGAGGCGCGCGCCTTCCTCGCCGAGCATGGCGAGATCGTCGTCAAGCCGCTCCACGGCAACGGCGGCAAGGCGATCTTCAAGATCGCTAGTGACGGCGCCAACCTCTCCTCGCTGATCGAAGTCTTCAACACCGCCTATCGCGAGCCGCACATGGTGCAGGCCTTCCTTCCCGGCGTTGCCGAGGGCGACAAGCGCATCGTCTTCGTCGACGGCGAAGTCACCGGCGCGGTCAACCGCATCCCCGGCGAAGGCGAGATCCGCTCCAACCTCGCCGTCGGCGGTAAGGCGGCCAAGACCGGCCTTACCTCACGCGAGGAGGAGATCTGCGCCGCGATCGGGCCGGAGCTCAGGGCGCGCGGTCTGTTCTTCGTCGGCATCGACGTCATCGGCGGCGAATGGCTCACCGAGATCAACGTCACCTCTCCCACCGGCATCGTCGCCATCGACCGTTTCAACGGCACCGACACGCCGGCCCTCATCTGGGACTGTATCGAAGGAAAGATCGCAAACGCATGA
- a CDS encoding DedA family protein: MTDWVFRLLDEGGYWGVMFLMFIETVFPPIPSEVIMSLAGVRAGQGTMSLWGVIAAGTAGAMFGNFFWYLLARVIGIERFRPLIERYGRWITVDWPDVEKAERLFGRYGGLIVGLGRMMPTIRSVISIPAGLLHMRLKTFLLWSTVGTAGWSAGLAIAGYFLGQRFAEVDKILGPLSIIVIAAILLLYVWRQLTWRKRHPNK; this comes from the coding sequence ATGACGGACTGGGTTTTCCGCCTCCTCGACGAGGGCGGCTATTGGGGCGTCATGTTCCTGATGTTTATCGAGACCGTGTTTCCGCCGATCCCGTCGGAAGTCATCATGTCGCTCGCCGGGGTGCGCGCCGGCCAGGGCACGATGAGCCTTTGGGGCGTGATCGCTGCCGGAACCGCGGGCGCGATGTTCGGCAATTTCTTCTGGTATCTTCTTGCCCGCGTCATCGGCATCGAACGGTTTCGCCCGCTTATCGAGCGTTACGGCCGCTGGATCACCGTCGACTGGCCCGATGTCGAAAAGGCGGAGCGGTTGTTCGGCCGTTACGGCGGCCTCATCGTCGGCCTCGGCCGGATGATGCCGACGATACGCTCGGTCATCTCCATCCCCGCCGGGCTTCTTCACATGCGGCTCAAGACGTTCCTGCTCTGGTCTACCGTCGGCACTGCCGGCTGGAGCGCGGGACTTGCGATCGCGGGATATTTCCTCGGCCAGCGATTCGCCGAAGTCGACAAGATCTTGGGTCCATTGTCCATCATCGTCATCGCTGCAATCCTTCTCCTCTACGTCTGGCGACAACTGACTTGGCGTAAAAGACATCCCAACAAATAA
- a CDS encoding penicillin-binding protein activator codes for MAEQLGKRQGRRAFLTALGMAGLSLAVAGCIPRTETRPLPPTERPVETPTPTPGLPGDEARNRVAVLVPLSGENGGVGRSIANAANLALLDAGGEAIRITTYDTANGAAAAANQALAEGNRLFLGPLLADDVSAVAPIARKADVPVIAFSNDVSVAGNGVYILGYNPSQSIDRVVEHARSKGMERFAGVVPDGVYGRRAGQALMDSVQRRGGRLVGLQTYDRSPAGLKSAIGRLGEQSAYDAVLIADSGRIAMTAAPLLKAQAASAQLLGTELWKADSDLGKTTAMRGAWFASVPDALFNQFRTRYRARYNVTPYRLGSLGYDSVLLAVRVGRDWKIGRPFPEQALRSGEGFMGVDGAFRFGRDGVAQRALEVQQVGATGFTVIAPAPRGFGS; via the coding sequence ATGGCAGAGCAGCTCGGCAAACGGCAAGGGCGGCGCGCGTTCCTGACCGCGCTCGGCATGGCGGGGCTGTCGCTCGCCGTCGCGGGCTGTATCCCACGCACCGAGACGCGGCCGCTGCCGCCGACCGAGCGCCCCGTCGAGACGCCAACACCGACTCCAGGCCTGCCGGGGGACGAGGCACGCAACCGCGTCGCGGTGCTCGTGCCGCTCTCGGGCGAAAATGGCGGGGTCGGCCGGTCGATCGCCAATGCGGCGAACCTGGCATTGCTCGATGCGGGCGGCGAGGCGATCCGCATCACCACCTACGACACCGCGAACGGCGCTGCCGCGGCGGCCAACCAGGCGCTCGCCGAGGGCAACCGGCTGTTCCTGGGGCCGCTGCTTGCGGACGATGTGAGCGCGGTCGCGCCGATCGCGCGGAAAGCGGACGTCCCCGTCATCGCCTTCTCCAACGACGTCAGCGTCGCGGGGAACGGCGTCTATATCCTGGGCTACAACCCCAGCCAGTCGATCGACCGTGTCGTCGAACATGCGCGATCGAAGGGCATGGAGCGCTTCGCAGGCGTGGTGCCGGACGGGGTCTATGGGCGGCGCGCAGGGCAGGCGCTGATGGATTCGGTGCAGCGGCGCGGCGGGCGGCTGGTCGGCTTGCAGACCTACGACCGCAGCCCCGCCGGACTCAAGTCGGCGATCGGGCGGCTCGGCGAGCAATCGGCTTATGATGCGGTGCTGATCGCCGACAGCGGCCGGATCGCGATGACCGCGGCGCCGCTGCTGAAGGCGCAGGCGGCGAGCGCGCAATTGCTCGGCACCGAGCTGTGGAAGGCGGATTCGGACCTCGGCAAGACGACCGCGATGCGCGGCGCGTGGTTCGCGAGCGTGCCGGATGCGCTCTTCAACCAGTTCCGGACGCGCTATCGCGCCCGCTACAACGTAACGCCCTACCGGCTCGGCAGCCTCGGCTATGATTCGGTGCTGCTGGCGGTGCGCGTCGGCCGTGACTGGAAGATCGGGCGGCCGTTCCCCGAGCAGGCGCTGCGCAGCGGCGAGGGCTTCATGGGCGTCGACGGCGCGTTCCGCTTCGGCCGCGACGGCGTGGCGCAGCGCGCGCTGGAAGTGCAGCAGGTCGGCGCGACGGGCTTCACCGTGATCGCGCCCGCGCCGCGCGGGTTCGGCAGCTAG